In a genomic window of Narcine bancroftii isolate sNarBan1 chromosome 7, sNarBan1.hap1, whole genome shotgun sequence:
- the LOC138739839 gene encoding small nuclear ribonucleoprotein E-like has product MAYCRQAQKVQKVMVQPINLIFRYLQNRSRIQVWLYEQVNMRIEGCIIGFDEYMNLVLDDAEEIHMKSKARKPLGRVMLNGDNITLLQSVHT; this is encoded by the coding sequence ATGGCGTACTGCAGGCAGGCACAGAAGGTGCAGAAAGTGATGGTGCAGCCCATCAATCTTATTTTCAGATACCTTCAGAATAGATCCAGAATCCAAGTATGGTTATATGAGCAAGTCAACATGAGGATAGAAGGCTGTATAATTGGGTTTGATGAATACATGAACCTTGTTTTGGATGATGCAGAAGAAATTCACATGAAATCAAAAGCAAGAAAGCCGTTGGGTCGTGTAATGCTGAATGGGGATAACATCACCTTACTACAGAGTGTCCACACCTAA